The DNA sequence ccacacacacacacacagagggtcgTGCAGCTATTCTTAGGACACTACACTGGCTTTATTAATTTGAACCAATTTTttcaaccataaccagttccATAAGGTGCTTCCATAATAGATGTCAAGACTCATTAAGTGATAATAACAGGGTGTGGTCATGCATGATAAGTCATGAATTTAAAGTGGAGTACTGACATATGTCTATGCACCCAAGACAaggagacattttaaaagtctCAGCACACAGTATTCAGAGGCAGAATCCTATATTTTGTTCACTACACAACCCTAGGACAAGTGCTGCAGAATGATAATGCACAATTAAACAAACTATAGTTTTAAAGTTATTCAAAGGTTATTCCATCctaatgttgtaatgtaatgtaattttagttttattttattctaaaaCATATCACAGGTGGGACATTTCCATAAAAGGTTCTTTACAGAAGATTAGCTGTAAATTGCCAACCATCAGCAGCTTGGTGaccacacttttttttggtgttgcagcagctgtacaCATTTGCAACAGAGAAAAGTTTCGTTACAGTTAAACATCACAATAATggtaaaacaattaaaaagggTAGCACCAACCACCTACTTTTTATTTGCACGGCATAACACTTATATAGTATGTTATCTTATATAGTAAATAATGTTACCAGGTCGGAGCCTGAAGGTGACATCTCATTGGTATTCAATCGTGATGACAACGTGAAaccatgtttccttttttttgcaaatatattaaaaataaaagtctcatttACAAAAATTGTTTATTTCACATGATAAATTACGTAATATGTTATGTTATGATAGGACacatgcttgctgctgctgtcactgcacaGTTTCATAATTAACTCAACTACCACCACTCATGAACacccatcattattattactgctgtaaaaagatttacagtatattatgaTCTCTGGAGAGAGGGCTGGACTCTTTAACCAGAGATCTAATTATAAAGACCACTGGATGAAGGCCAGCTTCATGACCTGATCTCTCAAAGACCCATGTGTATTTTGGCAGGTGTTGGTGGGATAACAACCTGACGTGTCTCTGATAAGAAATATCTCTCTGCATGTGCCACGTTGTCCAACAGAAAGTGCAGTTGCAGAATCAAACCCtcaattgtttccttttttgaaGAGACACAGCAGGGGAACGTCTGATCTGAGCCATGTCTGGACTGAACGCGTCTCTTGGATATTTCGTGGCTGTCGTGATCTTTGCAGCTTCAGTTCGAACGCTTCTTAAAAAATGGCCAAGGTTGAGCTTCATTTTGGAGTTTGCCTCCTCTTTCATGCTGGTGGCATGTTGGCTGGAGGTGCAGACCATTGTGGAGGTGGGTGAGTGGGCTGGGGGCCTGGGTCCAGATGTGACTGTGACcatgctgtttgtgttgttgctgaCCCATGGAGTGATCTGTGGCAGCATGTCAGGAAATCCCAGTGTGGCTGTACGGGAGTTCCTGCAGCTGGAAGTCGCCACTGTTCCCACTCTGCTCGCTGTTGCCTCCCAGTTCCTCGGGGCCTACTTAGCTCTTCATGTTGCTGTTTATTACTGGAGCCTTGAGCTGACAGACATGCACATGATCAAAAATCTAATGGCGAGAGAATGCAGCACATCTCTGTTGGTGTCCTTGCTTCAGGGTTTTTtcacagagtgtgtttgtgctctcaTCTTTCACCTGATCCAACTATACCTGAGACGTAGATCTGCTCTGATTCGGGTTCCTGTGATCGCCCTTCTCCTTACATTCCTGTCCTACACAGGTAAGTCTGAGCTGAATCACAAACTTAAATCACTTCCAAATTCCCACAAACAAAACTTTGTACTTGTAGTTATgaactgcaaaataaataaaaatataataaaaagaataaaaaagaataaaaattcTTATTTAGACTTTTGTCCAAGCAAAATCTGACCTTTCTGTCCTAATTAAATGATAAAACTCAATGAATGATACATTATTGTATATAATCTAGAGGCCTGTGCCTTTCATATAAGCCATTTGTGATTCCAACTGATCAACTACAAGTCATTATTTGTTGTTCCTACAGCTTGGACAGGgactgtgtgtatatacagtatatatatatatatatatttatatatatatatatatatgaatacagagcattaccaactcttcttctgattttatttggtagtaacaacttacaaagatagttagagtaATTGTAGTGGAtttaaagtacacaatttatttcaGAAATATAGTGGAGtacaagttgctagaaatataaagtacagatatgtgaattttgtgcAGTAAAGTAAGTATTTATACTTCATTATGTTACAACTGCATATTTCCCTCACAGCTTTAATAGTTTgtattgtaagaaaaaaaaaagaagttggtGTGACCAATTGAATCGAGAACAGttgatttaacttttattttccattttctagCCAGAGGCTTCACTTCAGCTTACATAAATCCATCTTTGGCTTATGGCCTCACCTTCTACTGTCCTGGATTTACCTTTGCAGAGTATGCATTGGTCTACTGGCTGGGCTCCCTCACAGGTAAATAATCATAAATCCTGCATGTCACTGTCACTTCTTCCAGTAACCATGCTTCTCACAATGAAAATATCTGTTTTCTAGGAATGACCCTGGCTCTGCTCTTGTTCATGGGTCACATTCCAAGACTTTTTGCCAAGAACCTCTTCTATTTCCAGAAGACACGCTTCAAAGGGCCCAGAGGAGacaaaggagaaaagaagaaaatgtgaaagaaacTATGATTTGCCAGATAACAAATGATCAAGAGATGTTTACTCAACTCCACAAGCATGTGCTTACAATGTCAAATATGGAACAATTGGAAGAAATAATAATACCAACATGTATTTATTACTTCCATTCCTGtctgctgtttttaattaaatcaagaTTAACCTAACCCCACATGCTACAgacaattattaaaaatgatctCACAGAGGCCACAAATTTACGATCCAAATTAAATACAGAAGAGTTGGCATTTAGATTGAACTGCCTCCCACAATTCTGCTGGTCACAACTCAGCGGCACATATTttatgcaaaaacaacaacaaaaaatcaatatcaaaaaagttaaaaagaggCCTGCTGTTATGTGCTAGTGGTGCTCTGATCAGGAATGGATTTGGAAGACTGAGACCCATCTGGTTTTGTGCCTTTTGTCTTAGTTTTAGCAGAATCATCTGGACCTGTGGACAAGAAACAAGTGTTGAGGACTTGAAATTGTTTTATAAATGGGAGTAGAAAAATGTGCTTCTAAATTTCTTTTAAACCTTAAACTTAGATTATAGCGAGAACAATTATTTtgcaccactttatccttctaCACACCATCTTCTAAGAAGCAGCTGTGTAATACAACACAAGGTGTGTCACCTGGTTCCTGTTGCTGCTCCATCTGAGCTTCCGGGCGATCACTCCACAAAGAATAATCTGGATTATTCAGCAGCGTCTTGCTCTGTCCACAGCTGAGACACTTCACCATGGTGAAGCaagtctttctctttttttcttggaGGAAAAGgtcaacaaaacattaaaacgtTTAACTCAATACATTCAGTACATAATGCAAGGTAACATGGAAAACATTAACGGAAGTAGTTACGTACACTCACTTTTTTGTCTTGCTGTAGCAGTCACACCAGGTATAAGCAAAGAATAGCACTTCTTGCATAAGGTTCTCTTCACTGATGGATCTctgcaataaaataataaacatgaattGATTAAGCTTGTAGAAAGGATGTTGAATAGGCTTATCTGCATGATTACATGGTTATGAAATAATTAACTAACAACTAATTATGCCActgtaaaatatctttttttcacTTAGGCCCTGCTctgacctggtattaacattgTTTGCATGTGGATCGCCTTAAGCAGGACATAATACACATGTTATCAAATTGTTCCCGGATGCATCTCCTGTGACTACAAAGGTTACATGTTATCCGGCATCCCTGCCCttcattcaaatacacactgaatGTTTGCATGAACATAATTATGGTTTTAACTTGTCTGactgtatgaatgtgtcagtgtgtttcagtgtgcaTGAGGGACAGTGAGAGATGAAACAAATGAAAGCAAATGGAATCAAAGACATCttaatcattaaaagaaaaaaaaatcaaatgattGTCAGTGTTGTGGTGGTGGCTGTAAATTAATTAATGTATGATCACTGattggtgaaaaaaaacaacaacctccaACTGCTGTGGATAGGAGGACATTAGCTGAGGAGGTGGTCTGATCCGTCCTGAGGGCATACTGCattcatgcagctcaggaatgtaaatggtttgtatttaaagagcgcttttctagttttgatgacAACAAAACTCTCACACCCATCCACACACTGCCGGCACACCTGTCAGGAgctggggttaagtgtcttcaTTCGCTTGAATGTTGCCACATGCACCCTAATACCAACTGATTGGGAGACCTGTACTTCtgcatgtgttaaaaaaaagacaagatttGAATACAAGTCCTTAATGGGgtcatattttcttattttcacttGACGGAGGTATGAGGCACAAGCACAGTCTCAATGTAGCTGGccacatcttttaagatgtcaTATAGTGTTGAAAGGCCAAAACACCCAACTGcctgaagaaaaagaagtttcTCACAAAACACACCACCTACTGGCACAATAGATGATTACACTAGTATTTACAGAGTAAAATACCATTATACATCAGACTTTCAAGaccatatttgttttttaagataAATGTATAGTTTGCTTTTGATATTTTGTTTGGGCTTGATTATAGAGTTAAATTAAAAGATCAGAATATCACCTcatgcaaagaaacaaagttaaGCTTAAAACAAAGGCATGCAAACACTGTCCATCACATGACAAtaacagaaaatgtttattaCGGTTCAACTCACTGTCTGAGAACTAAACGTCGGGCTATGGTTCTCTGTGTGAAGGTGTAGAAACGAGCCAGCTCTACATTTTCTGGATTTTGAGATACAACACAGTGAGCAGCCTGTGGAGATAAAACATGAGGAATTCGTTAAATCATACTGAGAGAGAAGGCTAACGCGTTAGTTTAGCTATGTGATTACCCAGTAACTTTAACGTTGCTCTTGCTCGCCTTACCTGGTACAGAAAGTTTAATCTTTGATATGCGTCTTTGTCTTTCAGTGGTTGTCCCATTATGGAGGTTAGACAGACCCAGTACTTTTctcccttattattattatgacttcaCTGACTGAGTAACAGTAGCTTTAGCTTTGTAGACAAAAGTTACACTTCCGGGTCAATCCTTCGAAGTAAACGCGAAACAAGACTGGCGGCACACTACgtcaaaataaagataattgAAGTTGCTGCGATCAAGCAATCTGGCACTCGTTTCTTCGTGGTCAAACTGCCTGACGCTGGATTTTAACGCCCTCCTTACAAAGGCTTTTATGGCAAACGATATGATTCAATTCAAACGTGGACTCAccgttttattctgaaaaccgGATGTTAATTTCCTTCCAGATCACAGGCACTTTACCGTAAAAGCCTTTGTAAGGAGGGCGTTAAAATTCAGTTCAGTCATACACTTATATCAAACTTTCCCTTTAACAAGCCatttgagaaataaaaatggcattaaaaacactgtttgaaAGACTATAGAGCATTACATTTCGCTGGGCCTTTGTCTGGTTATTAAGGTTTTCCTCTTATTGACCACCAAAAAAGTTGATGAAAGTGTACACTATTCACTGTCACacccaaaacacaaaacaaagaatagCTGCATTTATTTTAAGGGCAAACAATGTTGTTAGTCATCCAgattaagaaaaagaaacagtcaACAAATTGGCTTTACCAGCTTTTGACAACTAACCTCTACGATATGGCCACAATTTTTTCTCTGCCAGACTAATTATTAAGTACACAATATACACATGATAAGAGCGCATTTGTTTAGTCCAGaaggacacagagggacagagttcAACATACAATACTTACTTTTAATAACAATAGAGAAAGTATAAACCCTGTCAATCTAACAATTTAATTTGCCTGTAAGGTGCAGCTCTGACAACAAGAGTCTAATGATACAGGGGGTAAGAACTGGTACAGTAGGTCTGTCAGAGAACAACACAATCACAACACATAATGACAAACGCGCTGAAATGTTTCCTATaaaatgtgtgacagaaaatgtccatAAACACTGGTCGACGTGGAAATAGCAAGAGTGTTCATTGAATGAGACCATTACAAAACAAGAAGGGGGGAAATATGAAATTCAAGTATCAAAATAACTAAGACACCAACAAGCTGAAAAGGTGAAATTACAAAAGGTAGTAAAAATCATGGGgaaaagagacacagacacaatcaACAATACATTAGGCAACATTTTGCATTTAAGGCAGTTgattaaaaaactaaactgaactagGCGTCTTCTTCATTCCAAGTTAAATACAAGCCTAGCCCTAACTTTTCACCTGGAGATTCATTGTACAAAACAACTACGACTGACTCTGAAACTAAGCACTTTAGTTTGACTTGTCTTCTGACAACTGAGAGAGAATAGAGTTCATCTGGACAGCGGTGGAAGTTGTGCTCTATATTTTTGGTCTTCTTCACAGTGAGGTTTGTCAGGGCTTATAAGGCTGGTGCATCAAGAGTGGCAAGTCACTCTCAGCCTATTGTCTGGCACAAAATCTAAATGGTTGGCACATATCTGTGCACAGCATAGGAAGGTAGGGTAGCTAGTTTCTTCAGCTAACGATTGCCCTTCATGGCCTCCTTGGCTGCCAGGATGAGAGGTGTGAGGCTGGAGAGCGGCTTCGCCAGCTTCAGGAACGGATGCTACAGAGACGGAtaaaaatcaccaaagaaaatatatcattattattaaattaaaccaAATGTGAAATTTAACAAACCAATGATatattaaatgaaaaagaaatccagtaagaaaaaaagtaaCCTGCAACAACTCTTTGCCTCCACCTCTTTTCTCTACATCCATTTCCAGGCAACGGTTGAGAAAATCTCTGAAAACTGGAGACAGCTTCTCTGGGTTTTGAAGCTCCGGGGTGCCGTTCGTGGCAATCAGGTATAACGCCTACCAAAGGTGAAGACATGAGAAAagatgagggaaaacaaagagcTGTAAAAtcaagtaaatgtaaataactcacttcaaaaattaaaatatcttaAAGTCTGATCTCAGCCCAGTTTTTTTAAGTGGGACACAAATTGAAGTTGACCAAGAAAATATTAACCTCTTAATAATCTTTTATTCTCCTACTAAAGccaacaacatacagtataatatcataatatcacTGATTGTAACTGGTCTCAAAACTGGTCTCAAAAAATAGGCAAACAAATGTGTTCCCATCAAAGAGACACAATTTGTAAAATGCAATACAGTCTAACAGCAGGTTTTCCGACACAGAGTTTGTGGAGTCTGCAACATCTTAAATTACCACTTACCTAGTGTGATACTATAGTTAACAAAAATAACAGTGTTTGTGACAGGTGTGATGCAACAAACATACTTAATCGCCTATTAGACACACATCATGGGATCAACACTGTCTTCATTTTAGTTTGCACAATCacgtaaaaacaacattttatttaacacacacacacatatatatatatatatatatatatatatatatatatatatatatatatatatatatatatatatatatatatatatatacatatatacacatatatatatatatatataaatatacatatatatacagttggACTATATAAACAAAATTAACTTGACAACAGCAAGAAACATAAAAATGCTCTCCACTCACTCTTAGTGGGTTCTCGTTCAGGTAAGGAGGCTCTCCTTCAACCATCTCAATAGCCATAATACCCAGCGACCAAATGTCAACTTTAGGCCCATAAGCCTTCCTGGTCACCACCTCGGGAGCCATCCAGTACGGCGTGCCTACCATGGTGCTGCGTTTGCTCTGCTCTGGAGTGATCTGGGCACAGAAGCCAAAATCGGCtgtggaggagacagagaagaacAGATACATATTAACGGTGAAAGGAGACATGTCACTGTAGGTTTATCGGGCCCATTGATAATGGCTGCACATGACTTACTCAACTTAACGGAGCCATCCATTCCGAGTAACACATTGTCACTTTTAATGTCTCTGTGAATAACTTGGTTAGCATGTAGGAACTCCAATGCTTGTAAACACTGCAGATATAGAGACAAATGGGAGGAGGAAGGGTGAgatactttaaaatataaattttgTGGGAGTTTCATTATATGATTTTCATCCTGTAAAGAGTGGCGTTTACCTCTCGGCAGACAGCTGCTATCTGGGCCTCATCCATACAGGTTTCTGTCACCACATCTGTCAAGGAGCCACCAGCCAGATACTCCATCACCACAAACAGCTCCTCCCCCATCAGGAAACTGAAATACACATGGGGACATATGTTGTCAGAACATGCAAGAAGGTCACAAATCCACTCCACATCAGATACCACCTTTGCTCTGACAGCAGGTTTGCTTTTTACTCTTACCTGTCTAAAAAGTTGACAATGTTAGGATTCTTTAACTCCTTCATCACTAGAATCTCATTGATGATCAGCTCCTTCTTTGGCTGCTTTTGCAGGTTTATCTGTTTAATAGCAACCTGGGGACAGGCAATATGAGACAACACATATTTAGAATAACTacatttaataaacattaaGTTAACTACTCCAAATCTTACATTAGAATttcaataattaatttctttttttaaattcctgttGTCTTTAATATAACATTATATGCAATTTTACTTTTTACACTCTTCTTTCAACCTTGGTACAGATtgttaattaatttgttttatagCTGTGATATCAAAGTTACCCTGagataaaaatatttatattgaacATTTGTCAATGAAATAACACTTGTATGTTCCATATGTTATTTGTTCATGGGAGTTAGATCCACTACTACACAGTTTCCCTGGTTGGTGTCCTCTCCTCAACCACTGCTCCTTACCTCCTGTCCAGTGGCAACATCAATGGCTGTGAACACTGTTCCTGATGCTCTGTAAGGAGGAGATGACCAGTTTAGTTTGAAGTGCACATACACAAGCAGTCCTCAGTGCTTCAATTTATGATACAAATGTAATCCCTTTATCGTATTATTCATACTGCATGTGGCTGTTCTCAGTTTTGTTGTATAGTGAGAATAACTGTATCTGTCATGAAAAGAGAGAACATCAGAGTCTTGTTTAAGTATCggttttcatttaaacagacactgatgatgctAGAAAACCTTTATCTCACAGATGGACTTAATATGGCTCTAAATTCCAGTTTTACTAGAATTGAGTTAACTCACTTTTTTTGCTTCATGAATGTGTATATAAGTATGTGTCTAagtatgtgtatttttatgacATGA is a window from the Solea solea chromosome 9, fSolSol10.1, whole genome shotgun sequence genome containing:
- the rpp21 gene encoding ribonuclease P protein subunit p21 isoform X2; the protein is MGQPLKDKDAYQRLNFLYQAAHCVVSQNPENVELARFYTFTQRTIARRLVLRQDPSVKRTLCKKCYSLLIPGVTATARQKKKKRKTCFTMVKCLSCGQSKTLLNNPDYSLWSDRPEAQMEQQQEPGPDDSAKTKTKGTKPDGSQSSKSIPDQSTTST
- the aqp12 gene encoding aquaporin 12, which gives rise to MSGLNASLGYFVAVVIFAASVRTLLKKWPRLSFILEFASSFMLVACWLEVQTIVEVGEWAGGLGPDVTVTMLFVLLLTHGVICGSMSGNPSVAVREFLQLEVATVPTLLAVASQFLGAYLALHVAVYYWSLELTDMHMIKNLMARECSTSLLVSLLQGFFTECVCALIFHLIQLYLRRRSALIRVPVIALLLTFLSYTARGFTSAYINPSLAYGLTFYCPGFTFAEYALVYWLGSLTGMTLALLLFMGHIPRLFAKNLFYFQKTRFKGPRGDKGEKKKM
- the rpp21 gene encoding ribonuclease P protein subunit p21 isoform X1, producing MGQPLKDKDAYQRLNFLYQAAHCVVSQNPENVELARFYTFTQRTIARRLVLRQDPSVKRTLCKKCYSLLIPGVTATARQKKKKRKTCFTMVKCLSCGQSKTLLNNPDYSLWSDRPEAQMEQQQEPGDTPCVVLHSCFLEDGPDDSAKTKTKGTKPDGSQSSKSIPDQSTTST
- the pak2b gene encoding serine/threonine-protein kinase PAK 2b, encoding MCDNGDPEDKPPAPPVRMSSTIFSTSSGKDSLSANHSSKPLPSVPEERKPRKKIISIFSGAEKGGRKKDRDKERPEISPPSDFEHTIHVGFDAVTGEFTGMPEQWARLLQTSNITKSEQKKNPQAVLDVLKFYDSTGNGRQKYLSFSSSEKESFTPGPQSPVKKGTAPSSPTIKHIDDDDDDDDDEAPPPVVAPRPEYTKSVYTRSVIDPIPAPSTCTDGDVASKATDRQKKKGKMSDEEIMDKLRTIVSIGDPKKKYTRYEKIGQGASGTVFTAIDVATGQEVAIKQINLQKQPKKELIINEILVMKELKNPNIVNFLDSFLMGEELFVVMEYLAGGSLTDVVTETCMDEAQIAAVCRECLQALEFLHANQVIHRDIKSDNVLLGMDGSVKLTDFGFCAQITPEQSKRSTMVGTPYWMAPEVVTRKAYGPKVDIWSLGIMAIEMVEGEPPYLNENPLRALYLIATNGTPELQNPEKLSPVFRDFLNRCLEMDVEKRGGGKELLQHPFLKLAKPLSSLTPLILAAKEAMKGNR